AGGCAGAGATCGAAAAGGAGAAAGAGAATCCAAAATATTTTTTTTACCCGCACAAACACAGATAACACCTGCATCTAAAAGATTGGCCCGACTATAAATGAATACGTTATAAGAAAAAAAAAGGTAAGGGAAATCCACTGCGCAGACTCCCCGTATGAAAACTATTTTTCCTGACAAAAAAGCGAAGTCTTCATTTCTGCTCCGGTAACATCTGCCACGACCGGACACTTCACTTTAAAAGCATAATAAACATCAGGCCTGACTCCCCAGAGGGATTCAAAATTGCCCTGTCCTTTACTGAGAACGACAGGCGATTCGTCAAGTCGAGAACGGAATTCAGGACTACAGCGGTTCAGAACGGTTCCGGGGGTATCCACACCGGAGGTAACCACCTCACAAAGATCGGTCATACCAACTATTTTTGCATCTACAAAGGTGGCATCATTGAGGATATTCTTTCCGCGCACAGCATAGGTGACCTTAACGCCTTCATCGCGCAACAAACCGGTTAAAATCGTATCAAGCCCAATTTCCCCGGCATTATCCCCTAGGACCAGCAAGGATTTATGACTGCGCACTTCGCCAAGAAACTTTCCGAATGCTTCTAGGTCAAGACCATGCTCAAGATTATCGAGTTCATCTTCCCAATCATATTCACCCATCACCGCACAATCCATGTAATTACCGATGATGGAAACACCCATGGCCGCCAGCAACGGGTCTCCGCTGCCAAGGACTTTGGCCTTCACTTCAGGCAAAAGTTCCAGAACCCGCTGGTTTGCTTTTTCCTTCTGGGCTTTGAAAATATCCACCTCACCCACGTATTCTGCGGTCTCGCGAAAAAGCCTCCCCGCAAGAGAAGGCGGAGACTCATTCAGGTCGGCAGAAGCGAACCCCGCAGCCCAATGCTTTACAACCTTTTCATGAATATCTTCCTGTCCAGGGCAGGTCTCCCTGATCCCGGCAATGGCCATTTTCAAAAAGCATGGCAAGCAATCCAAATGAGTTCTCATAACTATACCTTTCCCTGCCCGGACGAGCAGGGCTAATTTTGATCCCATTATTCATAGAAACGGACTAATTTTAAGCCCTAACATCAATATTAAAACATATACGCCGCGCAATAACATACTGAATTAATAATATTTACCATCAAGGCACGGCTGTTGCTAATCTCAAAGTGACAATAACTTAAACAGAGGAGCGACAATGCCACTTACTAACAGAAATAACAATAGCTCCCAACGGGCTGGTCGAGGACTCGGTCCTTGTGGAGCCGGAATGGCAAGAGGAAGAGGCGCAGGCTTCAGGCAAAACGCAGGATCTAACTACAGCACGGGGTCCGGAATGAGACGCGGTATGAGCGGACGCGGACAGGGACGTGGACAAGGACTCGGCTTAAGACGCAGAGACGGTTCCTGCCAGCAGATGCAGAATCAGGGTTTTGGTCCCGATCAGTATGCAAACGATCTTGAAAGACGCATCGCCGATCTTGAGGCTGAAAACCAAAGACTTAGAGCTGAAGCAAATAAATAGTGAATGGTTCCGGGACATAAATCTCGGAACCTTTTTTGAGGAATTTATATATGAAAATAGCAATTGCCAGCGGCAAGGGCGGTACCGGTAAAACCACTGTTGCCGTCAACTTTGCAGCCTATCTTGATTCTATGGGCAAAACCGTAAGCTTCACAGATTGTGATGTAGAAGAACCCAACGCCCACTTTTTCCTGAATCCTGAACTCAGTGCAGAAAAAGACGAATTTCTACCTGTTCCAGCCATTGATGAAGACAAATGTATCGGTGAATCATGCAAAAAATGTATTGAGCTCTGCCGCTTCAAATCCCTGATCTGGATGGTGGATTCCGTACTCAGCTTTTCCGAACTCTGCCACGGTTGCGGACTTTGCGAATTGGCCTGCCCTGCTGACGCCATCAGCGAAGGTCAACGCCTTATCGGCACAACTTCTACAGGCAAATCGGGCAATATCGATTTTTCAAGAGGATTGCTGCGCATAGGCGAAGCAATGTCCCCGCCATTGATCAAAGCGGTCAAAAACATTTCCCCCCGGGCAGAAGTGAACATTCTGGACTGCCCCCCCGGAACTTCCTGCCCGGTGGTGGAATCCGTTGACGATACTGACTTTGTGGTGCTGGTAACCGAACCCACCCCCTTCGGCCTGCACGACCTCAATCTGGCTGTGCAGCTCATGCAGACTCTGAACATGCCCTGCGGTGTGATTATTAACAGAGCCGGAATGGGTGATGACCGAGTGGAAAAATATCTTGCAGGAAAAAACGTCCCCCTGCTCGGCTCACTTCCGCACAGTCGGGAAGCCGCATCTCAATATTCTAAAGGACATCTGCTTTATGAAAGTATTCCCGGATTCAAAGACGAATTCGCCAAAATCTGGTCTTCCATCCAAGAACAAGTGAGCGGAGCAAAATAGAATGAAACAGTTAGTAGTTATCAGCGGTAAAGGCGGTACCGGAAAAACCAGTGTGGTTTCCGGCCTTGCTTCCCTCGGCCCGAAAAAAGTTCTTGCGGATTGTGATGTGGATGCGGCGGACCTGCACCTGATCCTGCATCCTGAAATTCAGGATAGACATGACTTCTTCAGCGGCGAACGCCCGGAAATCAATCCCGAACTATGCACCCAGTGCGGCCTCTGCGCCGAACATTGCAAGTTCGATGCGATATCCAAAAATTTCAGCATAATGCCCGAAAAATGTGAAGGCTGCGGTGTATGCTCCTACATCTGCCCGGTCGAAGCGGTAACAAGCGGCCCCAGACTCTGCGGAGAATGGTACAGATCCGACACCCGTTTCGGACAAATGATCCATGCAGAACTGGGAATCGGCGAAGAAAACTCAGGCAAACTGGTCACAACTGTGCGCAATGCTTCCGCTGAATTGGGAGAAGAACTCGGTGCCGAACTTGTGCTGGTGGACGGTTCTCCCGGTGTAGGCTGTCCGGTAATTGCTTCATTGACTAATGCCGACCTAGCAGTATTTGTAGCCGAGCCGACCATTTCTGCCGTGCATGACCTGAAGAGGGTCCATAAGCTGACCGAGCATTTCAAGATTCCCTCCATGGCGATCATCAACAAATGCGGAATTAACGCTGAGCAGGAGAACGAGATCAAATCCTTTTGTGCAGAAAAAGAAGTCCTCCTTGCGGGTGAACTGCCCTACGACACCATTTTTTCAAAGGCACAATTGGCGGGACAATCCGCTGTTGAATACGATCCGGATGGCATGGGGAAAAAGATTGAGGCTATCTGGAATAGGATGGAAGCAAACCTTTAAAGGAGAGTAAGCATGGGTAAGGAAAAAATTGTAATTCTTGGATGCAGTCAGGCTATGGACGACATTTGTATCGGTTGTTCCCGTTGCATGGTCGGATTTAACCGCCGTACCGGAGAATTCGAAAACTGTGCGGAAGACGCGGAACTGACCGCGATCGTCGGCTGCGGCGGATGCCCCGGCAGCGGCATTGTCACCAGAATGGCCCACATGAAGCTATGGAACGCGCCTATGGACGAAGTTCCAAACAAAGTTTATGTTGCCCCCTGCATAACCATGCACTGTCCCCACAAGGACGTATTACTCAAAAAGATCAAGGCCAAGGCCGGATGTGAAGTCATTGAAGGTACACACCCGTACATTCCCGAAAACATTTTCGCCGAATAATTTCAGAACATGCCTATATATGAATACAAATGCCGTGAATGCGGTGCCGTATACGAAGAAATCGTCAGTTCAGGATCAGCTCCCGGTCCTTGTCCATCCTGTGGAAAGGAAGCCGGAGAAAAGCTCATCTCATCAACATCATCGCTGAGCGGTAAGGACACTCCCAATGTTCCGGATGCAACCGGAACAGGATGCTGCGGTGCCAACCCGTCATCAAAGGGCTGCGTCCCCGGTTCCTGCTGCGGCAAGGCTTAAAATAAGAGGCACAATCTTTTTTAAAGGTTGTGCCTTACTATTTTATGGCGTGACTTGGTAGGTCTCCGGCAGGACCGCCGAAGGCATTAGCTGAGAACAATTTTAATTAGAAATTTCGTCCATAAGCTCTTGAGTCAGCCCGACAATCGTAATGCCGTGTTTTTCTGCAAAACGTACTGACTCGTCCAGATCAAAAAAAAGACTTTTCCCCGCTTCAACACCGAGGCAGGTCGCTCCAAGCTTTTTCATACCCTGAATAGTCTTCAAGCCAGTTGAGGGCATATCCACTCGCCCTTCTTGACCGGGCTTAAAAACTTTCACAATGCAGCAGCCCTTACCACCAAGCTCGCATCCGCGCTTTACTGCGGCATCAGTTCCTTCAATGGCTTCCACTGCGGCCACAATTCCCTCACGAACAACCACACACTGACCGATATCCAGCTTGCCCAGTTCGCGGGCAATCTTCCAGCCAAAGGCCAAATCGGCGCGCTCAATCTCATTAGGTTTACGCTTGGTCAAAAATCCTGCGGGAGTTAGCAGCTCTGGGGCATATTGATGAGGTCCGACGACCTCCATACCTTCAGACTCAAACTCCCCTGTAATGGCGCGAAGCAATACATCATCGCCCTTAGTAGCTAGCTTGAAAAGAAGTTTGGCTGCGCGCAGGTCAGGTCGAATATCAAGAGCCTTGGGTTTATTGATAGTTCCGGCCATAACCACTTTACTGACCCCGTTCTTTTTAAAAAAAGAAATCAGTTTTGAGAACTGCCCGAGCTTAAGTTCAACTGTTTCATCAGCATATTCACTAACATTAATATTTGAATGGCCTTTAAAAAAAACAGCCACAACACGATTTCCCTGTGCTGCGGCTCCCTTTGCAACCAGAAGGGGAAATTGTCCCCCCCCGGCAATAAGACCGATTGTCTCTATTTTATTTGTCATATTTCTATGAAGAACCATGTCCAGCGGAGGTAACTCCTCGTTTGCTGGAGCGGATGAATTCAACTAGATTCAAAACTTCTGGAATATCGGCAAACTGCTTCTCTGCCGCTTCTAGAGCATCGGCACGAGATATTTCTGAACGGAAAATAAGCTTGTATGCTTTCTTAAGGGCATTACAAGTCTTGGCTTTAAATCCATTTCGACGCAGCCCGACGGAGTTAGGACCTTGCAGGCCTCCACGTACACCAGTCGCAATCATGTACGGAGGGACATCCTGCCCAAAACCGGACATACCACCGATAAAAGCATAATCCCCGATGCGAATAAACTGGTGAAAACCGGACATACCACCGATAGTAACGTAATTACCTACATCGATGTGCCCGGCAAGAGTGGCAGAATTAGCCATGATAACATGGTCACCAAGAATACAATCATGAGCAACATGAGCGAAGGCCATGAGCATGCAATTACTGCCGACCACAGTGTTTTCGCGACCTATATCAACACCCGTAGCGCGGTGAACGGTCACATACTCACGAAGAATATTGTTATCACCCAACTCTACCCATGTTTCCTCGCCTTTAAAGCCAAGATGCTGAGGCAGGCCGCCGAGAACAACTCCACTATCGAGGGTGTTGCCCTTTCCCATACGGGTGAATGCCTTGATCTGAACATTCGCGTCAAGAATGCAGTTATCACCGATAACAGTGTCCCCTTCAATAATGCAGAAAGGTCCAATCTTAACATTCTCTCCCAACTGCGCACCAGAATCAACAATGGCAGAGGGATGAATTTCAGTAGCCACTACATGGACTCCTTGTCGACAATTGCAGCAGAGACTTCACCCTGAGCGGCAACTTCACCGTCAACAGTAGCAACACATTTCATTTTCCAGATATTCATCTTGCGTCTAACTTCATTGACTTCAAGAACAAGCTTATCTCCGGGAACAACTGGTCTGCGGAATTTAAGCTTATTGATTCCGGTGAACAGGAAAACCTTATCTTCAGTGTCAATATCATCAGTACTGAGAACAATGATTCCGCCAGCCTGAGCGAGAGCCTCTACAATCAAGACTCCGGGCATGACCGGAAGACCAGGAAAATGGCCCTGAAAAAAGGGCTCGTTCATAGTGACGTTTTTGTAGGCCTTGATGGATTTACCAGGTTCAATTTCTTCAACCCGGTCAACAAGTAAAAATGGGTAACGATGGGGAAGCATCCCCATAATTTCCTTGATATCGATATAATCTATAGTGGTTTTACTCACTTTAATCTTCCTTGCTTAACTCTGCTTCCAATGCCTTGATACGCTTTTCAAGCGCAGACATCTTCTTTGCCATATCAGGCAATTTTCTATGATAAATGGAGGACCGTAAAAAGTTCCCCTTTTCAAGAAGAGGAGAACCGGCGCCCATGAATCCGGCGGGGACATCATTGGTTACCCCGGCCTGAGCACCGATAACGGCACCATCGCCAATCTCAATATTATCCACCAATCCGGCCTGTGCCGCAAGGATAACGCCCTTACCAAGCTTGGTGCTGCCCGCTATACCGGACTGCGAAATAACGAGGCAGTCTTCACCGGTAGTTACGTTGTGAGCGATCTGGACAAGGTTATCGATCTTTGAACCGGCACCTATTCTGGTCACATCAAGGGCTGCACGGTCTACACAGGCATTGGCACCTATTTCAACCTGATCCTGAAGCTCTACAGTCCCGATCTGGGGGATCTTCATATGCTTACCGGAAACCTGCGCATAACCAAATCCATCACCACCTAGAACTGCCCCTGGCTGCACAATGACACCGGCCCCGAGAACGGTCCCGGCCATGATTGAACAGTTGGGGTAGATAACACAGCCGGGTCCGAGCACAACATCTTCGCCGATATAAGCCCCGGCAAAAATATTACTGTTTGAACCTACCTTGGCTCCCTTGCCCACAAAAGCAAAAGGATAAATGGTGGCACTATCATCAACTTCGGCATCAGGATGAATAAAGGCTAACTCATGAATGCCTTCCAAACACCCCTGCGGGCGGGAGAAGACATGCATGGCCTTGGCCAGATCCATATAGGGATTCTCGCTGATAAGCGCAGACTCCACTTGATCGGCATATTTCTCTTCGAGCACGATGGCAGCAGCCTTCGTGGTCTTAAGTGCGGATTCGTACTTGGCATTGGCCAAAAAGGAGAGTTCGGAAGCCCCGGCCAGCTCAAGTGTATTCAAGCCCGAGATTTCCTTATCCTTTCCAGCCATCTTTAGGCCGATAAGACCTGCAAGTTCTGAAAGAAGCATAAGGTCCTACTTTTTGCCTGCTCTGAAAGCACGGTTCATTTCAAGAAGCAGCTGGTTGGTAATATCAACAGTGTCATCAACGTAAAGCAGACCGGAGGTCTTTTTATCGTAGATGGCAGTGTAACCATTTTTCTTACCATATTCGGTAACGATCTTCTGAATAAGCTCAAGTACCGGGGTACCTACTTTTTTCTCTTCAAGCTGCATCTTACGCTGGGTAGCCTGAGTAAGGTCCTGAAAATCCCTAACCTTGCGCTTGAACTCGAGTTCTTTATCCTGCTTAGCTTCAAGGGAAAGAACGAGACTCTGCTTCTGCAAGGACTGCTTCAGAGCTTCCAGTTCCTTCTGCTTGGTCTGAATCTGTTTTTTTGCAGTTTCAAACTTCTTTTCCATCTTTTTCTGGGCATCCTGACCGACTTCAGAATCTTGAATCAGCTTCCCCATAGAGGCAACTGCAATTTTCTGGGGGGCAGCAAACGCCGGAGCCTGAAAAGCAAAAACCAGAACCAGTACTGCAAAAAGAATTCTACGCATTTAAAATTACTCCTTATAATTCCTGTCTAATAATCAGCCGAAAAGGCATGCCGATATCCGGCATGCCCTTCGTTTACATTAATATGTCAAATTCTGCTAGAAGAACTGTCCCATAGAGAACTCAATCTTATGTCTTGAACTGTCTTCAAGTTTATCAAGTCCGTAACCATATTCAACTCTGATCGGCCCCATGGGGGAGAACCAGCGCAGTCCGGCACCGATACTTTTATACATGCCGAGGAAGAGGGCTGTTCCGTCTTCCTGCTTGGTATCGTGGAAGAAACTCTGACCGTCATCCCAAGAGTTACCGATGTCAAAGAAACCGACACCTACGAGTCCGAGCTCTTCGTTGATGGGGAACAAGAGTTCGAAGTTCATGTAGAACATCTTGTTACCACCGATACGATCATTTGATTCACTGTCACGGGGCGAAATTTCACGGCTGTCATAACCGCGGACATTGTTGATACCACCGAGGTAGAATCTTTCAAACACGGGAATTTCGCCACCACCAAAGTTGTCATGGATAAAACCACCACTACCCTTCCAGTGGAAAACCAGATCCCAGAATACCGGGGTAAAGTAGTTGGAGTCATAGGTGTATTTCACATAAGAGTCATCACCCATGAGAACACCGCCACCCATTTCAACAACAAAGTTGTTAACAGTACCGGAGGAGGGGTTAAAAGCCTTGTTAGTGGTATCGCGTTTTATCCCGGCAGTAATTACGCTGGACCAGTTGTCACCCTCAATATCCTTAATTGACTGCGCTGCATTGTCTGCAACTTCAGAGATGGTGTAAAAATCCAAGCGATAGTTACTATAAAAGTGAGTGTACTCACCAAGGGGATAACCGGCAGAGACAACACCACCGATAGTCTGTTTATCGTAATCAGTGAAGTCATCGTTACGCCAGTAAGTATTAAAACCACCACCCCAGAGGGTATCATTGATACGGGGGTTATAGAAGTTCATGCCGTAACTGATTGTCTTGGAACTCCAGCCACCGCTAAGAGCGAATTCCATACCGCGACCAAAAAGGTTGCGCTCGGTAATCTTTGCAGAAACAAACACACTGTCGGAAGTGGAGTAACCGATACCACCACTTACCATACCGGTGTTCTTATCCTTGACCTTGACTTTCAAGTCCATTTCACCGGGATCACCGGTGGGAACAGGCTCGATATCCACTTCACTGAAATAGTCCAGTTTATTCAGACGGACAATTGAACGCTGCAATTTGGAACCACTGAACTGGTCACCGTCAGCGAGACGCATTTCGCGCAGAATGACATTGTTTCTGGTTTTAGAATTACCTTCAACAATAACTCTGCGGATGTGTACTTTCTGGCGCTTGGCAACAATAAAGGTAATATCAACGGTCTTATCTTCTCTATGCTGATCAAACTTGATGTTTGCATCAGCATAGGCATATCCGTAGTTGGAATAGAAATCAGAAATGGCCCTCATGTCTTCACGCAGGAGGGAGCGGTCAAGATATTCACCGCCGTCTGCCATATCGTCAGCACTGATAAGCTCGCGCAGTCTGGATTTTTTTACGATAAGATCACCACGTAAGCTGACCTTACCGACCTTGTAACGATCACCTTCGGCAACCTTAAAGGTTACGTAGATACCGTCTTCTTTAATGTCCAGCTCAGGCTCACCTACCTTTGCGTCGATGAATCCACGGTTACCGTAGTAAGCAAGGATTGCCGCTGCATCACGTTCCAGCAGTTCTTCTTTAAGAACCCCGGTTTTGGTGAACCAGGAGAGCCAGCCCCTTTCAGTAAGAGCAAGCTGTTCCTTGACTTCATCAGGATCAAGCTTTTTGGCACCTTCAATCTTAATACCTTCAATATAAAGCTTTTGGCCTTCATTAATATTAAGATTTAAACGGGCTTGTGCACCTTCACCTTCAATATTGTAGTCAATTTTGGCGTTGTAATACCCTTCCTTACGATACATCTCACGCAGGGTATTCAGGTCATCGGAAAGAACTTTGGGGTTCATAACCGCGCCCTTCTTGGTATTAACCGCCGCTAGGATATCTTCGGAATCAAGAGCATCTTCACCTTTGACAGAAATTGCCTGAATACGAGGCCTCTCCTTAACGTCAAAAATGATCTTCTTGCCACCGGGAACATCGGTAATTTTGACCTTAACATCGTCAAAATAACCGAGAGCGTAAATATTTTTGAGATCCGCGTTAATTTTGGAAGGAGTGTAAAGATCGCCGGTCTTGATGTTAGTGCGCATCAGGATAACGTCCTTATCAAGGACCCGGCATCCACGAACTTCAACGTCTGCGATTTTATCCTGACTAAGCAACTCCAGTTTCATCTTTGAAACAAGTTCATCAACAGCAGGCAGAAGGTTGATCAGTCCTTTTTTGGAAACAAAAAGAGGAACCGCAGGCTTCATACCGAACGCTTCCACAAGACGGACATCAAGGCTTAAATCTTCGCCGATCTGACTAAAACTACCGTAGACGGAGTATCCGGCTCCGGCCAGCAAAGCCATATCTTTCGCTGCCTGAATATTTAAAAACTCGTAACCTTGCTCACTAACAAGTCCCATAACCTTTTTCTGATCGACGACACGGAATCCTGCTTCGCGTAATCTGTCGGAAAGAAGAGTGGGTAAACTGTCTTTGAGATATTGTGTGTCAGCATCAGCATTAACTTCAAAAGGAAGTACGGCAAGAATAATACCTGAGGCATCTTCTGCCTGAGCCTTGCCTGCTCCGAAATTAATCAGAAACGCAAGAGTTGCCGCAATCAGTAAAAGCAGAATTCTAGTTCTGGGCATACAGTTCTCCGGAACGCAACTCAAGCCGGCGTTTCATTACACCGGCTAAATCCATGTTATGGGTCACAACAATGAGCGTCATTCCAAGCTCTTCATTAAGGGTGGCCAGCATTTCACCGACCATCATCCCTGTCTTCTCATCCAAGTTACCGGTAGGTTCATCAGCGAGTAGGACTTTGGGTTTCAGCAGGATCGCACGCGCTATGGCGGCTCTCTGCCTCTCCCCACCGGACAAAGTTGTCACCCTGTGGTCAATCCTATTCTGCAACCCTACCAGTTCAAGGGCTTCACGGGCCATGTCAGAGGCTTCCCCCTGACCTATGCCTGCCACCATGGCAGGAAGAGCGACATTTTCCAGAGTGGTAAACTCCGGAAGAAGGTGATGAAACTGAAAAACAAAACCGATTCCCCTGTTCCTCACTTCGGCCCGCTTTTCAGGTGTCATATCATTAATATTCATTCCCGCAAAATGGATATTTCCACTGGAAACAGTATCCAAAGTACCGAGAATATGCAGCAGCGTTGTCTTACCCGACCCGGACGAACCGAGAATGGCAAGGGATTCCCCAGCATCAACCGTAAGGTCGATGTGGTCCAGAATCCTCACAGTCTCGTTCGGTCCTTCGTATTCTTTTACGATATCGGTAAGTTCGTAAAGTAAATTACTCATACCTTAAAGCCTGCGCCGGTTCCAGAGCAGCTGCCTGCCTTGCCGGATACAAAGTAGCCAGAAAACAAAGCGAAAACGCCGCAACACCGATAATTGTCAAATCCAACCAATCCATCCGGATGGGCAGATAGTCCACCGGATAGACGTTGCTGGGTAATTTAATGAACTGGTACTTCTTAAGCAGAAGTGCCACCGGAATACCTATAAGGTAGCCGATGGTTGTCCCAAAAAGTCCGATAAAAGTCCCCTGCAACATAAAAATTCTTCTGATACTCCCGGACGTGGCTCCCATAGACATCAACACTGCAATATCCTTGGTTTTCTGCATTACCAGCATGACCAAGGTAGTAATGATGCTAAATGAACCGACCATGACAATCATTGCCAGAATGATAAACATTGCTGTTTTTTCTAGCTTGAGAGCTGCAAACAGATTGGCATTCATTTCCTGCCAGTTCTTGATCTGCACCGGATATCCGGCAAGCTCTTTGTCCAGAACTTCGCCTATCTTATCAACTGCATATACGTCCGCAAGACGAATTTCAAGTCCGGACACAAAATCCCGCTTGAATCCGAGTAATTTCTGAGCCGCGGTATTGCTTATGTAAGCCAGTGAGGAATCGTACTCATACATGCCTGTGCGGAAAATCCCACCAACCTTAAACACCCGTACTTTCGGTGTAAATCCGGCGGCAGTGCGTGTGCCTGAAGGGGAAAGCAAATTAACGGTATCACCGACCACAAGGCCGAGACGTTTGGCAAGCTGATTTCCTATAACTATTTCAGGTAGTTTACTCTCTTTTGCGAGACAGTCAACATTTCCTGAAACCATGTCACCGGGTAAACTGAGTACGCCTTTTGCGGTTTCAGCATCCACTCCTCTCAAAACAACACCTTTAACTCCACCGCCACTGGAAAGCATAACCTCAGAATAGATAAAGGGCGTTACACCTGTAACGCCCGAAATCTTTTCTATTCTATCGGTCATGTGGTGGTAGTTTTCAAGCGTGCCGTCATAAGCGGTCACAATGACGTGGGCATTAACTCCGAGAATCTTGTCCCGCAAGTCGGTTGAAAAACCGTTCATAACCCCTATCACCACAATCAGGGCTGCTACGCCCAAAGCAACGCCGCACACGGCAAAGAGAGATATAACTGAGATAAAATTATTCTTTCTCAGGGTAAAAAGATATCTCAGTGCGACGAAGAGTTCAAACTTCATGAGCCACCATTGCCGGAAGCACCTTCGCTTCTAAGAAGCGGAAACAGGATAACTTCCCTAATGGAAGCACTGTCGGTTAAAAGCATGACCAAACGATCAATACCGATCCCCTGCCCAGCGGCCGGAGGCATACCATACTCAAGGGCGCGGACATAATCCTCGTCCATGTTATGAGCCTCGTCATCACCGGCATCTTTTTCCTCAACCTGATCCATAAATCTGCAACGCTGATCCACGGGATCGTTCAATTCGGAAAAAGCGTTAGCCAGTTCACGACCGTAAATAAAAAGTTCAAAACGGTCAGTAATATCCGGGTTATCCTCATTCCTTCTGGAAAGCGGAGAGATATCTGTAGGATAATGATAAATAAAGTGCGGCT
The window above is part of the Marinifilum sp. JC120 genome. Proteins encoded here:
- a CDS encoding OmpH family outer membrane protein, whose protein sequence is MRRILFAVLVLVFAFQAPAFAAPQKIAVASMGKLIQDSEVGQDAQKKMEKKFETAKKQIQTKQKELEALKQSLQKQSLVLSLEAKQDKELEFKRKVRDFQDLTQATQRKMQLEEKKVGTPVLELIQKIVTEYGKKNGYTAIYDKKTSGLLYVDDTVDITNQLLLEMNRAFRAGKK
- a CDS encoding acyl-ACP--UDP-N-acetylglucosamine O-acyltransferase, which translates into the protein MATEIHPSAIVDSGAQLGENVKIGPFCIIEGDTVIGDNCILDANVQIKAFTRMGKGNTLDSGVVLGGLPQHLGFKGEETWVELGDNNILREYVTVHRATGVDIGRENTVVGSNCMLMAFAHVAHDCILGDHVIMANSATLAGHIDVGNYVTIGGMSGFHQFIRIGDYAFIGGMSGFGQDVPPYMIATGVRGGLQGPNSVGLRRNGFKAKTCNALKKAYKLIFRSEISRADALEAAEKQFADIPEVLNLVEFIRSSKRGVTSAGHGSS
- a CDS encoding (4Fe-4S)-binding protein, translating into MKIAIASGKGGTGKTTVAVNFAAYLDSMGKTVSFTDCDVEEPNAHFFLNPELSAEKDEFLPVPAIDEDKCIGESCKKCIELCRFKSLIWMVDSVLSFSELCHGCGLCELACPADAISEGQRLIGTTSTGKSGNIDFSRGLLRIGEAMSPPLIKAVKNISPRAEVNILDCPPGTSCPVVESVDDTDFVVLVTEPTPFGLHDLNLAVQLMQTLNMPCGVIINRAGMGDDRVEKYLAGKNVPLLGSLPHSREAASQYSKGHLLYESIPGFKDEFAKIWSSIQEQVSGAK
- the lpxD gene encoding UDP-3-O-(3-hydroxymyristoyl)glucosamine N-acyltransferase, which codes for MLLSELAGLIGLKMAGKDKEISGLNTLELAGASELSFLANAKYESALKTTKAAAIVLEEKYADQVESALISENPYMDLAKAMHVFSRPQGCLEGIHELAFIHPDAEVDDSATIYPFAFVGKGAKVGSNSNIFAGAYIGEDVVLGPGCVIYPNCSIMAGTVLGAGVIVQPGAVLGGDGFGYAQVSGKHMKIPQIGTVELQDQVEIGANACVDRAALDVTRIGAGSKIDNLVQIAHNVTTGEDCLVISQSGIAGSTKLGKGVILAAQAGLVDNIEIGDGAVIGAQAGVTNDVPAGFMGAGSPLLEKGNFLRSSIYHRKLPDMAKKMSALEKRIKALEAELSKED
- a CDS encoding CGGC domain-containing protein, with amino-acid sequence MGKEKIVILGCSQAMDDICIGCSRCMVGFNRRTGEFENCAEDAELTAIVGCGGCPGSGIVTRMAHMKLWNAPMDEVPNKVYVAPCITMHCPHKDVLLKKIKAKAGCEVIEGTHPYIPENIFAE
- a CDS encoding LpxI family protein, translating into MTNKIETIGLIAGGGQFPLLVAKGAAAQGNRVVAVFFKGHSNINVSEYADETVELKLGQFSKLISFFKKNGVSKVVMAGTINKPKALDIRPDLRAAKLLFKLATKGDDVLLRAITGEFESEGMEVVGPHQYAPELLTPAGFLTKRKPNEIERADLAFGWKIARELGKLDIGQCVVVREGIVAAVEAIEGTDAAVKRGCELGGKGCCIVKVFKPGQEGRVDMPSTGLKTIQGMKKLGATCLGVEAGKSLFFDLDESVRFAEKHGITIVGLTQELMDEISN
- a CDS encoding 4Fe-4S dicluster domain-containing protein, with amino-acid sequence MKQLVVISGKGGTGKTSVVSGLASLGPKKVLADCDVDAADLHLILHPEIQDRHDFFSGERPEINPELCTQCGLCAEHCKFDAISKNFSIMPEKCEGCGVCSYICPVEAVTSGPRLCGEWYRSDTRFGQMIHAELGIGEENSGKLVTTVRNASAELGEELGAELVLVDGSPGVGCPVIASLTNADLAVFVAEPTISAVHDLKRVHKLTEHFKIPSMAIINKCGINAEQENEIKSFCAEKEVLLAGELPYDTIFSKAQLAGQSAVEYDPDGMGKKIEAIWNRMEANL
- a CDS encoding zinc ribbon domain-containing protein, which gives rise to MPIYEYKCRECGAVYEEIVSSGSAPGPCPSCGKEAGEKLISSTSSLSGKDTPNVPDATGTGCCGANPSSKGCVPGSCCGKA
- a CDS encoding DUF89 family protein; this encodes MRTHLDCLPCFLKMAIAGIRETCPGQEDIHEKVVKHWAAGFASADLNESPPSLAGRLFRETAEYVGEVDIFKAQKEKANQRVLELLPEVKAKVLGSGDPLLAAMGVSIIGNYMDCAVMGEYDWEDELDNLEHGLDLEAFGKFLGEVRSHKSLLVLGDNAGEIGLDTILTGLLRDEGVKVTYAVRGKNILNDATFVDAKIVGMTDLCEVVTSGVDTPGTVLNRCSPEFRSRLDESPVVLSKGQGNFESLWGVRPDVYYAFKVKCPVVADVTGAEMKTSLFCQEK
- the fabZ gene encoding 3-hydroxyacyl-[acyl-carrier-protein] dehydratase FabZ — protein: MSKTTIDYIDIKEIMGMLPHRYPFLLVDRVEEIEPGKSIKAYKNVTMNEPFFQGHFPGLPVMPGVLIVEALAQAGGIIVLSTDDIDTEDKVFLFTGINKLKFRRPVVPGDKLVLEVNEVRRKMNIWKMKCVATVDGEVAAQGEVSAAIVDKESM